From one Melospiza melodia melodia isolate bMelMel2 chromosome 4, bMelMel2.pri, whole genome shotgun sequence genomic stretch:
- the LOC134416992 gene encoding calmodulin, striated muscle — MAERLSEEKIAEFKEAFSLFDRDGDGCITTRELGTVMRSLGQNPTEAELQDMVGEVDADGSGTIDFPEFLSLMARKMRDTDSEEEIREAFRVFDKDGNGYISAAELRHVMTNLGEKLTDEEVDEMIKEADCNNDGQVNYEEFVRMMTEK, encoded by the coding sequence ATGGCCGAGCGGCTGTCGGAGGAGAAGATCGCCGAGTTCAAGGAGGCGTTCTCGCTCTTCGACCGCGACGGCGACGGCTGCATCACCACGCGGGAGCTGGGCACCGTCATGCGCTCGCTGGGCCAGAACCCCACCGAGGCCGAGCTGCAGGACATGGTGGGCGAGGTGGACGCCGACGGCAGCGGCACCATCGACTTCCCCGAGTTCCTGTCGCTGATGGCGAGGAAGATGAGGGACACGGACAGCGAGGAGGAGATCCGGGAGGCGTTCCGGGTGTTCGACAAGGACGGCAACGGCTACATCAGCGCGGCCGAGCTGCGGCACGTCATGACCAACCTGGGCGAGAAGCTGACGGACGAGGAGGTGGACGAGATGATCAAGGAGGCCGACTGCAACAACGACGGGCAGGTCAACTACGAGGAGTTCGTGAGGATGATGACGGAGAAGTGA